The Timaviella obliquedivisa GSE-PSE-MK23-08B region GTATGCCCGTCGGTTTTTAATCTCGCTCGGTAAAAACTTTAGTCCTCGAAAAACAATGGGAATGATTAAGCCGTGCTTTAACTGAGCCTCCGAATCGACTAAGGGCAAGCGCTTACTTTCAAGCTTTTCCATTGCCTTATACTCGCGGGCACAAAAGGTTTTGTGCTCGTCAAAATAGGTCGGCACATAAACCACAACCATACAGGCGCTTTCACAAAGGGCTTTCGCAAGCGCCTGGTTATAGAAGTCACCTCCTTTGAGCCGCTCCCAATCGACGTAAACTTCCTTCGTTGTCAACGCTTCAAGTTCATTTGAAAGAGCAGTCTTGAGTTGACGAATGATCGTCTCTAGAAGGTTCTTATCAGTCGGTAAAGAGCGATCGCCATGACGAAAACTGATAAAGCAAGAATATTTTAGGGGCATCGAATTTAACTTCCCCATACCCACTTACGGCTGATAAACCTTAGCTGGAACGCCTTGTTGTTGCAACTGTTGTGCCATTTGCTCGGCACTTGCAGAATCTCCAAAAGACCCCATCTGCACCTTTGCCCCATCGTCAAAGTTTCGCACATAAGCATCACTAATCGCTTGCCTGGCTTGAGAAAGGCTGGGGTCGCCTGTATATTCAGTGACCACGTAGTAGCGAGTAACTGGGGGAGGAGCCTGGGCGATCGGGGGGGCAGGGGCAGCAGGTGGCGCAGGTGCTGGTGCGGGTCGTCTAGCAGCAGGCTGAGGGGCAGGCGTAGCTATCT contains the following coding sequences:
- a CDS encoding toll/interleukin-1 receptor domain-containing protein: MPLKYSCFISFRHGDRSLPTDKNLLETIIRQLKTALSNELEALTTKEVYVDWERLKGGDFYNQALAKALCESACMVVVYVPTYFDEHKTFCAREYKAMEKLESKRLPLVDSEAQLKHGLIIPIVFRGLKFLPSEIKNRRAYYDFQSFQLGGREMSRNSNFNSKIQEIAAYIYDRCRELEALSTDPYLDCDNFNLPDESEVLDWIREVTGVRSSSFPRL